The following proteins are encoded in a genomic region of Schistocerca serialis cubense isolate TAMUIC-IGC-003099 chromosome 9, iqSchSeri2.2, whole genome shotgun sequence:
- the LOC126419658 gene encoding c-Myc-binding protein-like: MSDYRPIDAKREEFRKYLEGAGVLDALTKVFISLYEAPEKPTDPLEFVRCNIGDNVPDMAEYEAVQAELARNSDAIEKLRAENEALRARIAELEPVTEGGEEGAAPEEGAEQTEGGEEPPAEGEEPPPPEEQPAE, translated from the coding sequence ATGTCGGACTACAGGCCGATAGATGCAAAGCGTGAGGAATTCCGAAAGTATTTGGAGGGTGCTGGCGTGTTGGATGCGCTGACCAAGGTATTCATCTCATTGTATGAGGCCCCTGAGAAGCCAACGGACCCGCTAGAGTTTGTCCGTTGCAATATTGGTGATAATGTACCAGATATGGCAGAGTATGAAGCAGTACAAGCAGAGCTGGCACGTAACAGTGATGCAATCGAGAAATTACGGGCTGAGAATGAAGCTCTACGTGCACGTATTGCTGAGTTGGAGCCGGTGACAGAGGGTGGTGAAGAAGGAGCAGCACCAGAGGAAGGTGCTGAGCAAACGGAAGGAGGAGAGGAGCCACCTGCAGAGGGAGAGGAACCACCACCACCTGAGGAACAACCTGCGGAGTAG